A single window of Nicotiana sylvestris chromosome 3, ASM39365v2, whole genome shotgun sequence DNA harbors:
- the LOC104228929 gene encoding WEB family protein At2g38370-like — MDGNGESAAAETKKIICNPRVEIDTSPPFESVKEAVDHFGGSGPWIPHHLLRLPPPDDHDTEIVDLGKMEEQAVKFEKDLIVKEQEALNVLREVEAAKRFVEGLKVNLMQEVSEFVSSPDLNPESQTPTPSEQSVENLSLCPLQSPGHVLMELNRAKLDLNKMSIDLTVIRSSVETLNKKMKKDKVMLDRSSQRKSLASAAGFSIEENNTNGDSFDNTMSKELQQLSFEAEQFKKMAEASRYEVMKAMSEIERTKASIRMAEMRLHAAKKMEEAAKAVEAIAFAERKVLLNGKNSSAVVQQKPEGITISYEEYYALARKAQQAEELCKTKFVDTDTMRGTNEANQSEGAITKKMEETTKEIRHNRNTLEEALDNEHGTQRRNLIEQDGFYRERSEHTQLHYSGHNSAKYKFRNPQPSHTSHGNPRLVDDNEPDNANDKSVPVFRSTISIGDILSRKLILRDDHIVVGKHMESHAERKHVSFSQMLREQSGIILNPTKATKDGNVHKQYITHKKKFGFIQVPLSRQNKKKTQPLNMR, encoded by the exons ATGGATGGAAATGGAGAATCGGCAGCGGCTGAAACCAAGAAGATTATCTGCAACCCAAGAGTGGAAATTGACACATCTCCGCCATTCGAGTCAGTGAAGGAGGCTGTGGACCATTTTGGGGGCAGTGGCCCTTGGATTCCCCATCACTTACTCCGTTTACCACCTCCCGACGAT CATGATACGGAAATTGTAGACCTGGGCAAAATGGAGGAGCAAGCAGTAAAATTTGAGAAAGACTTGATTGTGAAGGAACAGGAGGCCCTCAATGTCTTAAGGGAAGTGGAAGCAGCTAAAAGATTTGTTGAAGGGTTGAAAGTAAATCTGATGCAAGAAGTGTCTGAGTTTGTGTCCAGTCCCGATTTAAATCCGGAGAGCCAAACACCAACTCCAAGTGAACAGTCAGTAGAAAACTTGAGTCTTTGTCCACTTCAGTCCCCGGGACATGTATTAATGGAATTGAACCGAGCAAAATTAGACCTTAACAAAATGTCAATAGATCTTACTGTAATTAGATCTTCTGTTGAGACGCTGAAtaagaaaatgaagaaagataAGGTAATGCTTGACAGAAGCAGTCAGAGGAAGTCCCTCGCTTCAGCAGCAGGGTTCTCCATTGAGGAAAACAACACAAATGGAGACAGTTTTGATAACACTATGAGCAAAGAGCTCCAGCAATTGAGCTTTGAAGCAGAGCAATTCAAGAAAATGGCAGAAGCTTCAAGGTATGAGGTGATGAAGGCAATGTCAGAGATTGAACGAACAAAGGCAAGTATTAGAATGGCTGAAATGAGATTGCATGCTGCGAAAAAGATGGAAGAAGCAGCTAAAGCTGTGGAAGCAATTGCTTTTGCAGAAAGAAAGGTTTTACTAAATGGAAAGAATTCTTCGGCTGTTGTTCAGCAGAAACCTGAGGGGATCACAATTTCATACGAAGAATATTATGCTCTTGCCCGGAAAGCACAGCAAGCTGAAGAGCTATGCAAAACAAAATTCGTAGACACGGATACTATGCGTGGAACCAATGAAGCAAATCAATCTGAGGGGGCTATTACAAAGAAGATGGAGGAAACTACCAAGGAAATTAGACACAACAGGAATACTCTAGAAGAGGCTTTGGACAATGAACATGGTACTCAAAGAAGAAATCTTATTGAACAAGATGGTTTCTATAGGGAGAGATCAGAGCATACACAACTGCATTACTCGGGGCATAACTCAGCCAAATATAAGTTCAGAAATCCGCAGCCATCTCATACTAGTCATGGAAATCCTCGGCTAGTTGACGACAATGAACCAGACAATGCGAATGACAAATCTGTCCCTGTCTTTCGATCAACAATATCGATTGGAGATATACTGAGCAGGAAGCTGATTTTGCGAGATGATCATATTGTCGTGGGTAAGCATATGGAAAGCCACGCTGAAAGAAAACATGTGTCTTTTAGCCAAATGCTGCGAGAGCAAAGTGGGATCATATTGAATCCTACAAAAGCTACGAAAGATGGGAATGTACACAAGCAATACATTACTCACAAGAAGAAGTTTGGTTTCATCCAAGTACCACTTTCTAGGCAAAATAAGAAAAAGACACAGCCTTTGAATATGAGATGA